The following are encoded together in the Bombus pascuorum chromosome 10, iyBomPasc1.1, whole genome shotgun sequence genome:
- the LOC132911141 gene encoding endocuticle structural glycoprotein ABD-4-like, giving the protein MKIIVIAIVVGLAAAQDSNYNARNNYHEDRSNPPTDERRGPLTTTPIPILHWNKQQEHDGTYKASYETGNNIIAEESGYIKKVGEGEEQGEALVQQGSFSYTSPEGKLITIHYTADETGFHATGDHIPTPPPVSEEIQKGLDLIFAGIRQQEEADAREAAQKGQQQPLNQQIERRDNYDRKFRK; this is encoded by the exons GTAATAGCGATAGTTGTGGGATTGGCAGCAGCGCAAGATTCAAATTACAATGCTCGTAACAATTACCACGAGGATAGATCGAATCCTCCGACTGACGAAAGGAGGGGTCCATTGACGACCACGCCTATTCCAATTTTACATTGGAATAAACAGCAAGAGCACGATGGAACTTATAAAGCTAG cTATGAAACGGGAAACAATATTATCGCTGAGGAGAGCGGTTACATTAAGAAAGTAGGCGAAGGCGAGGAACAAGGAGAAGCGTTGGTCCAACAAGGAAGCTTCTCATACACGAGTCCCGAAGGGAAGCTGATCACCATCCATTATACGGCCGACGAGACTGGCTTTCACGCGACCGGAGATCACATTCCCACGCCACCGCCAGTCAGCGAAGAGATTCAGAAAGGCCTCGACCTCATCTTTGCAGGCATTCGTCAGCAAGAG GAAGCAGATGCGCGTGAAGCAGCTCAAAAGGGACAACAGCAACCCTTGAATCAGCAAATCGAGCGGCGAGATAATTATgatagaaaatttcgaaaatga
- the LOC132911161 gene encoding uncharacterized protein LOC132911161 isoform X1, which yields MLLWILSCLNLLTVSILCLSTSEIEAEKSGWNVDPNTQYHIQTDEGPERYFRFQTLNGQYRKEKRLLDGTVIGTEGWLDPLGYLRLKDYIADDNGFRILRSKMIYVGKNRPIYDAVTEAKRVPPQTGILVQPARPPNPFRQPEREHVVPLVGNDINSGYYASTTIKPKADYSSAVSNSNNYYYNPNRASSSSDLGNLNNYSRNTYQNFPVARDEHPKPSFQLPTATSRSNPTAFPQFDGTYNTANGFQYYLKRQYHEEERDSSGANVGSFGYIDPFGIRRVIYFKTDPQTGGFLHQKNNKYVGFESTPYDLSLPNTYRRNSRSTV from the exons ATGCTTTTGTGGATATTGAGCTGCCTGAACCTGTTAACG GTTTCCATCTTGTGTTTGTCTACGAGTGAAATAGAAGCGGAAAAAAGTGGTTGGAACGTTGATCCAAATACGCAATATCATATTCAAACCGACGAAGGACCTGAAAGGTACTTTCGTTTCCAAACATTAAATGGACAATACAGGAAGGAGAAAAGATTATTGGATGGTACAGTTATCGGCACAGAAGGCTGGCTAGACCCTCTTGGATATTTACGACTTAAAGATTACATAGCTGACGATAACGGATTTCGAATTCTCAG GTCGAAAATGATTTATGTGGGTAAAAACAGACCTATTTACGATGCTGTAACGGAAGCAAAAAGAGTGCCTCCTCAAACTGGAATTCTTGTACAACCAGCACGTCCACCAAATCCTTTCAG ACAACCAGAGAGAGAACACGTCGTTCCTTTAGTTGgtaacgatataaattcaGGCTATTATGCCAGCACCACCATTAAACCTAAAGCTGATTATTCTTCTGCTGTATCTAATTCTAACAATTACTACTACAATCCAAATCGAGCAAGTTCTTCGTCCGATCTTGGCAATTTAAACAACTATTCTCGAAATACCTATCAGAATTTTCCTGTTGCTCGAGATGAACATCCGAAGCCAAGCTTTCAATTACCAACAGCTACATCACGAAGTAATCCAACGGCATTTCCTCAATTCGATGGAACATACAACACTGCTAACGGATtccaatattatttgaaaaggCAGTATCACGAAGAGGAACGAGATTCGAGTGGAGCAAATGTCGGTTCTTTTGGTTACATCGACCCATTTGGCATTAGAAgggtaatatatttcaaaacagATCCGCAAACTGGTGGATTTCTCCatcagaaaaataacaaatacgtAGGATTCGAATCAACTCCGTATGATCTATCGTTACCCAATACGTACAGACGTAACTCAAGATCCACAGTGTAA
- the LOC132911161 gene encoding uncharacterized protein LOC132911161 isoform X2, translating to MLLLLLLVVSILCLSTSEIEAEKSGWNVDPNTQYHIQTDEGPERYFRFQTLNGQYRKEKRLLDGTVIGTEGWLDPLGYLRLKDYIADDNGFRILRSKMIYVGKNRPIYDAVTEAKRVPPQTGILVQPARPPNPFRQPEREHVVPLVGNDINSGYYASTTIKPKADYSSAVSNSNNYYYNPNRASSSSDLGNLNNYSRNTYQNFPVARDEHPKPSFQLPTATSRSNPTAFPQFDGTYNTANGFQYYLKRQYHEEERDSSGANVGSFGYIDPFGIRRVIYFKTDPQTGGFLHQKNNKYVGFESTPYDLSLPNTYRRNSRSTV from the exons ATGCTGCTGTTATTGCTACTTGTG GTTTCCATCTTGTGTTTGTCTACGAGTGAAATAGAAGCGGAAAAAAGTGGTTGGAACGTTGATCCAAATACGCAATATCATATTCAAACCGACGAAGGACCTGAAAGGTACTTTCGTTTCCAAACATTAAATGGACAATACAGGAAGGAGAAAAGATTATTGGATGGTACAGTTATCGGCACAGAAGGCTGGCTAGACCCTCTTGGATATTTACGACTTAAAGATTACATAGCTGACGATAACGGATTTCGAATTCTCAG GTCGAAAATGATTTATGTGGGTAAAAACAGACCTATTTACGATGCTGTAACGGAAGCAAAAAGAGTGCCTCCTCAAACTGGAATTCTTGTACAACCAGCACGTCCACCAAATCCTTTCAG ACAACCAGAGAGAGAACACGTCGTTCCTTTAGTTGgtaacgatataaattcaGGCTATTATGCCAGCACCACCATTAAACCTAAAGCTGATTATTCTTCTGCTGTATCTAATTCTAACAATTACTACTACAATCCAAATCGAGCAAGTTCTTCGTCCGATCTTGGCAATTTAAACAACTATTCTCGAAATACCTATCAGAATTTTCCTGTTGCTCGAGATGAACATCCGAAGCCAAGCTTTCAATTACCAACAGCTACATCACGAAGTAATCCAACGGCATTTCCTCAATTCGATGGAACATACAACACTGCTAACGGATtccaatattatttgaaaaggCAGTATCACGAAGAGGAACGAGATTCGAGTGGAGCAAATGTCGGTTCTTTTGGTTACATCGACCCATTTGGCATTAGAAgggtaatatatttcaaaacagATCCGCAAACTGGTGGATTTCTCCatcagaaaaataacaaatacgtAGGATTCGAATCAACTCCGTATGATCTATCGTTACCCAATACGTACAGACGTAACTCAAGATCCACAGTGTAA
- the LOC132911164 gene encoding uncharacterized protein LOC132911164 produces the protein MGKSKNLLENEREQIVRLRKQSKTFTEIANIVNRSETACKQAWYKCLKTGMYCDQPKNGRPRKTTPKMDRRIHRLSEKDRFRSANNIAAEINYENDTQISARTVRRRLEDFNLRGRKPQKKPLLSSRNRKRRLAFAKAHKHWTKLVEHHKKDSTRL, from the exons atgggtaaatcaaagaatttacttgaaaacgaaagggaacaaatcgtaaggctgcgaaagcaaagtaaaaccttcaccgaaatagcaaatatagtgaacaggtcagaaacagcttgtaaacaagcttggtataaatgtttaaagacaggcatgtattgcgatcaaccgaaaaacggaagaccacggaaaacaacaccgaaaatggatcgccggattcatcgattgagcgaaaaggatcgttttcgtagtgcaaataatattgctgcggagataaactatgaaaacgatacacaaattagtgctagaactgttaggagaagattagaagactttaacttaagaggacgaaaaccccaaaagaaaccactgctgagttctaggaatcgaaaaagacgacttgcatttgctaaagctcataagcattggacaa aacttgtggagcatcataaaaaagacagtacaaggttataa